The Longimicrobium sp. sequence TTCATGGGAGGATCTCTTGGTACGGTGGTGTGAAAGGTGGCCGCGGTCGCGGCCGGGGGGTACTGCAATGTTTTACAGCGGGACGTGTGAAATGATGGATTGTCCAACACCATGATCGAGTAATTCGCGCCACCGCCCGTCGCTCGGCATGCGGCCGCGCTATCGAGCGTAGTGCGGCCCGGCGCGCCCCGCTGGCGGAGATCAGCGCGCGAGAGGAAACACGGAAAGAAAAGTAAATTTAGTCCGATTGTATTTTTGGGTAGTGTGGAGGGGAGACCTGCGCCTCCCCTCCACCCGGGAGCCTTCAGAGAGCGGTGGCCGCGGTTGCGGCCGTACTACAGGGTGCTGATGTGTTACGCGAGCTGCGTCGCCGGCTGCTGCGGGGCCGGGCTCTCGTCGGTGAACACGTCCTTGTCGAGGCCGATGTACTGGCCGTTGACCCACGTGTTGCTCCACACGGTGCTGGAGGTGGCCTGGGCCAGCCCGCCCTTGATCGCGGCGGCCTCGGTGGTGCTCATCGGAGCGAACAGGTCGTTCTTGAGGGACTCGAGCTTCATGGGAGGATCTCCTGGTACGGTGGTGTGAAAGGTGGCCGCGGTCGCGGCCGGGGGGTGCTGCGTGGGGGTACCTGCCGGCTCCGGACGAGAGCCTGTCGCAAATATCAGTTTACGGCAGACGCGACTGCGTGGTAAAACCTCATCCGTAGCTATTTCTCTGCGCGCCAGGCAGTACGCGGGGTCGGAAGCACGGCGGCGCGGTGAAAACCTACCGCGTTTTCGTGGTCCGGTGGCCGGCGCGTGGCGATTCCGGGGAACTATCCCGGCTGCCTCACGCCCGCAGAGTGTTCGAACAACGTCTCTTTCGGTGATTGCGGAATGTGGAGAGGAGGAAGTGGCACCTCTCCGCCCGGCGAGCCTCTGGAGAGCGGTGGCCGCGGTTCGCGCGGCCAGGGTACTGCGGTTGCGCTGCTGGTACGGCGAGCTGCTTACGCCTCGGACGGCTTGACCGGGGCGGGGCCTTCGTCGGTGAACACGTCCTTGTCCAGGCCGATGTACTGGCCGTTGACCCACGTGTTGCTCCACACGGTGTTCGAAGTGGCCTCGGCCATTCCGCCCTTGATCGCGGCGGCTTCCGTGGTGCTCATGGGTGCGAACAGTTCGTTCTCGAGGGACTCGAGCTTCATGGGAGGATCTCCTGGTACGGTGGTGTGAAAGGTGGCCGCGGTCGCGGCCGGGGGGTACTGCGTGGGGGGTCCCTACCGGCTCCGGACGATAGTTTACGGGAAACATCTATTCCTGTCAAGGCGTTTTTATGGCAAATAATCGGCCTATAACATGCGGTACCCCAACGCAGTATGGCACGGAGACCCGTTGGTTTCCGTGCCACGCCGCCTCCCCTTCGGGTGTCGTTCCTTCCTGTTGCGCCTGCGTAAGAGCCGCCCTTCCTCAGAAGCCGCTACCGCCCCCGCCGCCGCTCCCGCCGCCGCTCGACCCGCCGCCGCCCGAGCCGGACCCGGACGAGCTGGGGCTGGACGACATCGTGCTCCCGGCCGTGCTGGACATGGCGCTCATCCGCTGCGAGAAGCCGGTCGCGTGGAAGTGCCCGGTGCCGGTGCCGCGGTACCACTGCGGCGGCTCGCGGTAGATGTCTTCGAAGGCGCGCGCCCAGCGGCCCTCCACGCCGAAGGCCATGGCGTAGGGCAGGAAGCGCTCGAACATCTCCGGCGAGGTGATCATCCGCTTGTAGCGCTCGCTCTCCACGCGGCTCAGGAACTCGCGGAAGCCCAGCGCGCCCTCCCGCGCCCGCGCCCCGGCCGGGGTGCGCGCCGGCATGATGCGCGAGAAGATGAAGACGATGATGGCGCTCGTCACACCGCCGAGCGCCAGCGCGCCCGCCGACACCCAGGAGATCGTGGAATCGAATGCGATGAAGGCGCCCACCACGCTGACGATGAGCACCGCGAACGACATCCCCAGCCACAGGTTCTTCACCTTGTCTGGCCGGCGCAGGTAGTAGCCGCGCTCCACCAGGTTCGCGTACAGCGCGTCGCGGATGCCGGGGAGGGACGTGTAGAACTTTTCGGAGAGATCGGACAGCATCACCGATTCGCTGCCACCGCGCGCGCGGCGTCGGCGCGGGTGATCCGGCTCGTCGCCCGAAGCGTGGGCGACGGCGCGCAGCTCTTCCCAGCTCTCCTCCGACTCCTCGGCGTCCTGGAAGAGCGCGGTCAGGTAGAGCCGCTCGTGCTCCGCAAGCTCGCTCCACTCGTCGCGCGGGCGGCGCCGATAGAACGTGTAGTCGGTGCTGGTGAAGAGGCCCATCAGCTTCTTCTCCGTCGTCTCCTCGATCCCGATGTAGCCGCGCACCGCCATGTCCACCAGCGTGGAGGTGATGTCGCGCATCTCGGCCGTGTGATCGACCAGCGTCCCCACCTCGGCGGGGGTCATGGCTTCGGGCGGCTCGTACTGGACGACGATGGACTCCTCCTGCGGATCGCGCCCCCGCCGGCGCCACGCACGGAAGCTGAGCCCGAACGCCAGCAGCGGCAGGGCGAGCGGCCACAGGCGCACCATCTCCGCGGTGCGGTGCGCCTCGTCGCTGGGGCGCGTGGCGACGAAGCCCGGCGGCCATCCCACGCCGACCGTCACTCCCTCAAAAGGCGCCAGCGGACGAGTAGAGGCGAACTCCACCCCAGTCTCCGTCACGCGCGACTCGCCGTTGGAGCCGGCGAGCGTGGTCCCCTCCGCGCCCGTGTACACGGCCACCGGACCCGCCCGCGCGCCGGCGGGGAGCACCACGCGGCCGTGCACGCGGTCGATCGGCATGTCCCACTGGCTGCCGGTCACGTTCCAGTACAGCTCGTCCAGCGGCCCCGTCTTGCTTCCGTCGTAGAAGAAGCGGATCGCGTTGGCCACGTGGTAGCGGATCACCACCTGCCGGTCCGCGTCGCGCGCGCCGGGGATGTAGATGCGCAGGCGCTTGGTCCACCCGTCCTCGAGGTCCGTGGTCTCCACGCGCATCGCCTTGCCGTCGCCATCGGTCACGGAGGTGACCTCCAGGTCGAGCACCTCCTTGCGCCCCTCGCCGGTCACGTGGCGCAGCAGGAGGTCGCGGTTCAGCCCGTTCCACTCGCCCGTGAAGCCGATGGTGAGCCGCTCGGTGACGTCCAGCTCGCCGTCGCGCCCCACCGTCAGGAGCGCGTCGAAGTCGCGGATGCGGATGGAGCGCTCCTGCGCGTGCAGCGGCGCCCCGAGGGCGAGGAGTATCGCCCCGAGCGCGAGCAGGCGGCGCATCAGAAGCGGACCGCGGGGGTCGCGCGCTCGGCCTCGGCGGCCTCAAAGAACTCGCGCTCGTGGAAGCCCATCGGCCCGGCGAGCAGGTTGGAGGGGAAGGTCTGCACGGCGGTGTTGAGGTCGCGCACCACCGCGTTGTAGTAGCGGCGCGAGTCGCTGATCTTGTCCTCGGTGTCGGAGAGCTGCGTCTGCAGGTCGAGGAAGCTGGCGGAGGCCTGCAGCTCCGGGTAATCCTCCACGGCGACGGTCAGCCCCTGGAGCGCACTGCTCAGCGCGGCCTCGGCCTCGGCCCGCTCGGCGGGGCCGGCACCGCTCGCCGCGACGGCGCGCGCGCGTGCGGCGGTCACGGCCTCAAGCGTGCCGCGCTCGTGGCCGGCGTATCCCTTCACCGTCTCCACCAGGTTCGGCACTAGGTCCGCGCGCCGCTTGAGCTGCACGTCGATGTCGGACCACGCGTTCTGCGACGTGACCCGCAGCTTCACGAGCCGGTTGTACATCCCCACGATCAGGAACGCAATCACGACGCCGACTGCGAGGACGATCAGGATGGTCATGCTTGGGCTCCGGGGGGGGTGGGGGTACGGCAGGATGAGGTGTGAAGCGCAAGGTAGTGCCAGACGCGCCCCCTGCACAGCTTCATCGACGCGCGTCGTGCACGCGGGGGGATCAAAAAACCGGGAATAACCGTTATATTGTGGGATGATCTCCGTATCCAACCTCGAAAAATCGTTTGGCGACCGCGTCCTCTTCCAGGATGCCGCCTTTCAGCTGAACCCGGGCGAGCGCTACGGCATCGTGGGCGCCAACGGGTGCGGCAAGACCACGCTCCTCAGCATCCTCAGCGGCGACGCGGATGCCACCAAGGGCTCCGTCTCGATCCCCAAGTCGGCCCGGCTGGGCGTGCTGCGCCAGGACCAGTTCCTCTACGAGAGCGAAACGATCCTGAACGTCACGCTCATGGGCAACCCGGAGCTGTGGCGGGCGATGGTGGAGAAGGAAAAGGTGCTCGCCAACGCGCACGAGTACTTCGACGCGGACCGCTTCAGCGAGCTGGAAGACACGGTCATGCGCCTGGACGGCTACACCGCCGAAGCGCGCGCCGCCGTCATCCTGGAGGGGCTCGGCCTACCCGCCGAGATCCACGACAAGCCGCTGTCGACGCTTTCCGGCGGCTTCAAGCTGCGCGTGCTGCTGGCGCAGGTGCTGGCCGGCAGCCCGGACGTCCTCCTGCTCGACGAGCCCACGAACCACCTGGACATCCTCTCCATCCGCTGGCTGGAGAAGTTCCTCCACGACTTCGAGGGCCCGGTCGCCGTGATCTCGCACGATCACCGCTTCCTGGACAACGTAGCCAGCTACATCCTGGACGTGGACTACCAGACGGTCACGCTTTACAAGGGGAACTACTCGGACTTCCTGGAGCAGAAGGTGGAAGACCGGGAGCGCAAGGAGAAGGAGATCGAGGGGCGGCAGAAGGAGATCGCCCATCACCAGAAGTTCGTGGACAAGTTCAAGGCCAAGGCGAGCAAGGCCCGGCAGGCGCAGAGCAAGGCCAAGATGATCGAGCGCAAGGTGGAGGAGATGGAAGAGCTCCCCGGCTCGTCGCGCCGCTACCCCAAGTTCCGCTTCAACCAGCGGCGGGAGAGCGGCAAGGAAGTGCTGCGCATCAAGGGCGTGCGCAAGTCGTTCGGCGACAAGGAAGTCCTCCCCGGCGTCGACCTGGAGGTGCGCCGCGGCGACCGCATGGTCATCATGGGGCCCAACGGGATCGGGAAGTCCACGCTGCTCAAGATCGTGATGGGCGAGCTGGCTCCGGACCAAGGCGGGGTGGAGTGGGGGTACGAGGCGCAGCGCAGCTACTTCGCCCAGGACCACCACGAGCAGCTCGAAGACCAGGAGGGCACCGCCGAGCAGTGGCTGTGGGGCTTCTGCCCGGACAAGGACCGCGGCTTCGTGCGCGGCCACCTGGGGATGATGCTCTTCAGTGGCGACGACGGCGAGAAGCGCCTCAGCGCCCTCTCCGGCGGCGAGGCGGCGCGGCTGGTGTTCAGCAAGATCGCGCTGGAGCAGCCCAACGTCCTGGTACTCGACGAGCCCACCAACCACCTGGACCTCGAGTCGATCGAGGCGCTGGTGGCGGGGCTGCAGAGCTACGAGGGCACGCTGATCCTGGTGAGCCACGACCGGTGGTTCGTCGCCCAGCTCGCCACCCGCGTGGTGGAGATCAGCCGCGCCGGCATCCGCGACTTCCTGGGCACCTACGAAGAATACGTCCACTCCTGCGGCGACGACCACCTGGACGCAGACGCCGTCGTGCTCAAGGCGCGCCAGGAAGACCGCAAGGGCAAGCAGCAGGGCGAGAAGCGGGAGCTGGCGGGCCGCTGACCACGGGAGGTCTCACGCGGAGACGCGGAGGCGCGGAGAACCGATCGGGTTCTCCGCGCCTCTTTTCTTTGCGTGGTCTTGCGCTCGCCTGGCGTCAGCTCGACTTTTTCGCGCTCGGCCCCGCCATCCCACCCATCTTCCACACCCATGCCGACCTTCATCCGGGTACTTCTCGCGCTTGCTCTCGTGACGCAGGCCGCGCCGGCTCAGCCCGCGGTGGAGGCCATCGTCGCCCGCATTCGGCGGGAGGTGCAGCGCATCGACGCGCTCCGCCTGACCGCGCAGCACACGATCGAGCTGGAGGGGTTCTCGCTCGAGGGCGGAGAGGCGCGCGTGTTCCTGGAGGGCGGTCGGGTCGCGCGGGTCACGGCGACGCACTTCGGCGAATCAGGAAGGACGGTGGAGACCATCTACTTCCGCGGCGGCTCCCCGGTCTTCGTCTTCCGGCGTTCGATGCGCTACGACCGCCCCCACGGCAGGGTGCAGAACACGGAGGAGGAGCGCTTCTACTTCGACCGCAACCGCCTGATCCGCTGGCGCGGCGCCGACCAGAAGCTCGTGCCGCGCTCCAACCCGAGGTACGCCGAGGAGGAAGCCGGCCATCTCCGCTTCGCCGCGCAGCTCCTGTCCGCGGCGCGATCGCGGGTCCGGACCATTAGCCGGGGCGAGTGAACTCGCTGCAACGACAGCACGAAGTCCGCCTGCGCGGACTCGCGGGCGGGATCCGCGCCTCTTGTGATTCATTCGCGCCCGCCCCCACCCCTTCCTCCACCTCCGCGGCACGCCTCGAATTTCCGTAGGGGCAGCCCCACGTGGCTGCCCGTGCCCTGCCATGCGCCGCGCCTCGCCCCAGGAGCGAATGAATTCGCCGCTGGAACCACGCAAAGTCCGCCTCCGCGGACTCGGGGTCCAATGCCGGATCGCACGAGCCGGCTTCAGCCGCCTTCCCGTAGTTCCAGCCGGGGGCTTCAGCCCCCGGCGACCAGCCGCCGCACCGATCCCGCCCCCCGGAGCCTGCGAAGGCAGGCTTCCCGCAGTTGTTGCAGCGGTTTCAACCGCCGGCCAGCACCGGCTTCTCCCCCAGCACCGGCTTCTCCGCCAGCACCGGTTTCTCCCCCACCTCCAGCCTCTGTACCTCGGGCTCTCCCGCGTTCACCTCCGCCTCCACCCGCCGCCCCACCGCGGCGATGCCGGGAAGGTGCCGCGCGAAGACGGAAAAGATCCCGCGCGATGCATCCACGATGACGCGGGTGACGTCGCGGGCGAGGAGGCCGAGGGCGAATGCGAGGTCGTGGCCCTCACCGTCGGCGGGGCCGAGGGCGCGCAGGACGGCGGAGCGGTGCTTCATCAGGATGGGCCGCATGTAACGCACCGGGTTGAACCCCGGCACGTGCCGCGCACCCAGCCCCTCGATCAGCGCCACGGCGCGTCCGAAATACGTCATCTCGCCCGTGAGCACCACAGGCCAGTCGTGCAGCAGGTGCATCACCTCGTCGGCCAGGGCGCGCTGCATCTCGCCGACGTCGGCGCCGCGGGCGGTCATCTCAAGGAGGAGCACGACCAGGCGGTGGATGGTGGCGCGGTCGGTGCCGGGCTCCACGATGCCGAGCGCGAAGAAGCCGTCCACCACCCGCTCCGCGTCCCCGCCCACGGCGGCGAGGGCGGTGTGCACGAGATGGCGGCGCTGGACCGGATCGACCTCGATCACCATCCCGAAATCGAGAAGCACCAGGGCGCCGTCCGCGCGCACCAGGAGGTTGCCGGGATGCGGATCGGCGTGGAAGAGGCCGTCCACCAGCATCATCTGCACGTACGCCTCGACCACCGCGTCCACCAGCGCGGAGGGGTCGATGAGACCCGCAGCGACCAGCGGCTCGATGCGGTCCACGCGCGTCCCCTCCACGAACTCCAGCACCAGCGTCCGCCGGCTCACCATTCCCTCGATGACGCGCGGCACCACCACGCGCGGGCTGCGGGCGAAGCGCTCGCCGATGGCCCGCGCGTACGCGGCCTCCTTGCGGAAGTCCATCTCGTCCGCGATGCGCCGCTCGAACTCGTCCAGCGCCACGCGGATGCCGCGGAGTTGCGGGTGCGTCCAGCGGCGCTCGACCGCGTCCAGCACGCGGCGCACGAAGCGGACGTCGTGCTCCACCAGCGCTTCCACGCCGGGGCGCAGCACCTTGACCACCACGTCCTCGCCGCGGTGGCGGGCGCGGTACACCTGCCCCAGCGATCCCGCCGCGATCGGCTCGCGGTCGAGCTCCTCGAACACCTCGTCCACCGGCGCGCCGTACGCGGACACCAGCTCGCCCTCGATCTTGGCGAACGGCACCCAGGGCACGCGGTCGGTGAGGTCGCCCAGCGCGCCGAGGTACGGCTCCGGCACCACGTCCGGCCGGGCGGCGAACACCTGGCCGATCTTCACGAAGGTGGGCCCCGCGCGCGGGATGGCGCGCGCCAGCCGCTCCGCGCGGCGCCGGTGGAACGCGGCGCTTCGGCGCACGGGCGCGCCCCACAGCAGCCAGCGCCTGCGATCGCGGGCGATGGAGAACGCAAAGGGGAGAAGCTGGACGAGCAGAAAGAGGGTGCGCATCGGATTGGTGCGTGTGTGGAGCCTGCCTGAGGCGCTCTGTACCCGTATCGGCGGGGACTGTTCGTGGGCGGGCTTCTACGGAATGGGCCTCACACAGAGACACAGAGACACAGAGAAAAGACGGGAAGAGCTTTCTCCGTGGCTCCGGGTCTGTGTGTGAGCCTGCTGTTGCGGTGCCGCTATCCTGTAAAGATCGGGACGGAGCGCTTATAATGATGGCCTGAAGGTCTTCCGCACCACTCTGTCGTTTCGCCGCCCGGCCGCGCGTCATGCCCTGGTACTCCAACCGCTTCCTCCTGCTCCTCCTTTCCGCGCTGGTGTCCGGCGCCGTCGCGGCGTACGCGCTGCGCCACCGCAGGGCGCACGGCGCGCTCGGGTTGGCCGCCGTGGGGCTGTGCTCCGCCGAGTGGTCGCTCGCCTACGCGCTCTTCCTGGCCACCACCGACCCGCTGGCGAGGGCCTGGCTGGTCAAGGCGATCATGCTGGGCGCGGGGATGATCCCGGCGGCGTGGCTCGCGGTGGCCATCGTCTACACCGGGCGCGGGCGGTGGCTGCGCACCCCGGCTTTCGCCGCGGTCGTCGCGGCCGCGGCCATTCCCGTGGCGATGGCGTGGAGCAACGAGCTGCACCACTTCTTCTCCCGGCCGGGAATACCCGGGCCGGACGGCGGCGCCGCGCCCATCGTCAACGGCCCCGGCTTCTACGCCCACCTGTGGGTGTCGTGGCTGATCCTTTCCGCCGCGGTGGTCCTCCTGGCGGTGCACGCGGCGCGGCCACCCCGGGTCTACCTCGGGCGCGACCTGGCGCTCATCCTGGCCATCTCCATCCCCTGGGTGGGGAACGTGGTGCACTACGGGGTCTGGCGCTTCCCCGCCAACCCGATGCCCTTCCTCTTCACCGTTTCCGGCGTGATCCTGGGCTGGGCGATCATGCGGCTGCGGCTGATCCGCGTGGTGCCCGTGGCCCGCGCGGCGCTCATCGAGGGGATGCGCGACGGCGTGGTGGTACTGGACTGCGAGGGAACGGTCGTGGACCTGAACCCCTCCGCGCGCCGCATTCTGCGCGTGGAGGAGGGGCGCGGGGTGGGGGAGCCCGGGCGCGAGGTGCTGGCGCCGCTGGGGCCGGCGGACGTGGCGTACGGCTCGCTGCGCCGCGTGGCGATCGGCGGGCGCGTGTACCAGGTCTCCACCTCCTTCGTGGGCGAGGGGACCGGCGGCGCCGCGGGCGAGCTGGTGGTGCTGGCCGACGTCACCGAGCTGGCGCACAAGAGCTCCGAGCTGGAGGCCGTCTTCCGCGCCCTCCCCGACCTGTACTTCCGCCTGGACGCGGCGGGTCGCATCCTGGACCACCAGTCCGGCGACGGGAACAAGCTGTACACCAGCCCCGACGTCTTTACCGGCCGCAGGCTGGAGGAGGTCCTCCCCGAGGCCGTCGCCGCGCCGGTGATGGAGCGCGTGCAGGAGGTGAGGCGAACCGGGATGCTGGCCACCGTGGAGTACTCGCTCCCGGTGGAGAGCGGGGTGCGCGACTTCGAGGCGCGCTTCCTTCCCTTCGGCGAGGACCAGGTGGTCACCGTCGTGCGCGACGTGACGGACCGCAAGGGCGCCGAGCGTGCCCTGCAGCGCAGCGAGGAGCACTTCCGCGCGCTCATCGAGAACGGCTCCGACCTCATCACCATCGTCGACGCGGAGGGGCGCTTCCGCTACAACTCGCCCTCGGTAAAGCGCATCCTGGGCTTCGATCCGGAGAAGCTGGTGGGGCTGGACGTGCTGCGCCTGATCCACCGAGACGACGTGCAGAGCGTGCGCGAGGCGCTGGAAGCCGTCGCGCGGCAGCCGGGGACGAGCCGGGGCGTGGAGTTCCGCTGCCGCGGCGCGGACGGCAAGTGGCGCGTGCTGGAAGGGATGGGGCGCACGCTGAGCCCCGATTCCACGGCGGAGGGGATCGTCGTCAACTCGCGCGACATCACGCGGCGCAAGACGTCCAGCGAGGCGCTGCGGGCGAGCGAGGAGAGCTACCGCGGCCTCTTCGACTCCCTCACCGAGCTGGTGTACGTGCAGGACCTGGAGGGGCGCTTCCTGAACGTGAACGCGGCCGTGCTGCGCACCTACGGCTACACGCGCGAGGAGCTGATGGGCCAGACGCCCGCCATCCTCGCGGACCTGGAGCGCGTGGACCTGGAGGACACGGGCGTCCGCTTCGGCCGCGTGGTGGCGGGGGAGCCGCAGCGATTCGAGTGGTGGGGGCGGCGCAAGGATGGCAGCACCTTCCCCAAGGAGCTGGTGCTCACGCGCTCCACCTACTTCGGCCAGGACGCGGTGATCGCCGTGGCGCGCGACATCACGGAGCGCAAGCAGGCGGAGGAGGCGCTGCGCGAGGTGCAGGAGCAGCAGGAGGCGCTCCTCAACAACATCCCCGACCTAGCGTGGCTCAAGGACGCCAGTCACCGCGTGCTGGCCGTCAACGAGGCGGTGGCGCGCGCGGCCGGCGTCACCCGCGAGTTCTGCCTGGGGAAGTCGGACTTCGAGATCTGGCCGCTCCCCGTGGCGCGCAAGATCCGCGAAGACGACGAGCGCGTGCTGCGCGAGGGGCGGCAGTTCGTGACCGAGGAAGGCTTCCAGCACCCGGACGGCACGGAGCACTTCCTGGAGACGGTGAAGCAGCCGTTCTTCGACCACGCCGGCCGCATCGCGGGTACCGTGGGGATCGCGCGCGACATCACCGAGCGGAAGCGCACCGAGCAGGCGCTGCAGCGGGCCAAGGAAGAGGCGGAGCGCGCCAACCGCGCCAAGAGCGAGTTCCTGAGCCGCATGAGCCACGAGCTGCGCACGCCCATGAACTCCATCCTGGGCTTCGGGCAGGTGCTGGCGCGCCATCCACTGACGCCCGAGCAGCACAAGGGTGTCGACCACATCCTGCGTGCCGGGCGGCACCTCCTCAACCTGATCAACGAGGTGCTCGACATCGCCCGCATCGAGAGCGGCCGCCAGGCGCTGCTGCTGGAGCCGGTGCGCGCCGCGCAGGTGGTGACGGACGCCCTGAGCCTGATCCGCCCCGTGGCGGTGCAGTACGGCTGCACGCTGGTCAACGAGGTCCCCGTGACCTCGCCCGTCCAGATGCGCGCGGACCGGCAGCGGCTCACGCAGGTCCTTCTCAACCTCCTCTCGAACGCCGTCAAGTACAACCCCGGCGGCTCCGTGAACGTGGCGTGCGAGGTGGACGGCGAACGCGTGCGCATCGCCGTGCGCGACACGGGGCAGGGGATCGCGCCGGAGAAGATGGACCAGCTCTTCGTCCCCTTTGCGCGCCTCGGTGCGGAGGATTCGGGGGTCGAGGGTACGGGGCTCGGCCTCGCGCTTTCTCGCCCGCTGATCGAGGCGATGGGCGGGACGATCGTGGCCGAGAGCGTGGTGGGGGAGGGCTCGATCTTCACCGTGGATCTCCCGCTGGTGGAGGCCCCGTCCGCCGCGCCTGAGCCCGTGCCGCACGCCACGCACGATGCCCCCGCGGCGCGCGACGGTGCATCGCTGGCGAAGGTGCTGTACGTGGAGGACAACGTCGCCAACCTGAGCCTGATCGAGGCGATCCTCTCCGGCCGCCCGGAGATCACCCTCCTCTCGGCCCTCCAGGGCGGCCTCGGAGTGGATCTCGCGGCCGAGCACCGCCCCGACCTGATCCTCCTGGACCTCCACCTCCCCGACCTTCCTGGCGAGGAGGTGCTCCGCCGCCTCCGCGCGGACCCGCGCACCGGCGAGATCCCGGTGATCGTCATCAGCGCGGACGCGACGCCCACCACGGTGAAGCGGCTGCTGGAGAGCGGGGCGCGCGCCTACCTCACCAAGCCGCTGGACATCGACGAGTTCACGGAAGCGATCGACGGGGTGCTGGGCGCGGCACGGTAACGGCATGCCTCACGCGGAGACGCGGAGGCGCGGAGAACTTTGCGTGCTCCCTCTGCGTCTCCGCGCCTCCGCGTGAGATTGCTGTTCGGCGGTTCACCAGAGTTCGCGGAGAAGCTCGATGGACGCGCCGGACGAG is a genomic window containing:
- a CDS encoding DUF2207 domain-containing protein, whose product is MRRLLALGAILLALGAPLHAQERSIRIRDFDALLTVGRDGELDVTERLTIGFTGEWNGLNRDLLLRHVTGEGRKEVLDLEVTSVTDGDGKAMRVETTDLEDGWTKRLRIYIPGARDADRQVVIRYHVANAIRFFYDGSKTGPLDELYWNVTGSQWDMPIDRVHGRVVLPAGARAGPVAVYTGAEGTTLAGSNGESRVTETGVEFASTRPLAPFEGVTVGVGWPPGFVATRPSDEAHRTAEMVRLWPLALPLLAFGLSFRAWRRRGRDPQEESIVVQYEPPEAMTPAEVGTLVDHTAEMRDITSTLVDMAVRGYIGIEETTEKKLMGLFTSTDYTFYRRRPRDEWSELAEHERLYLTALFQDAEESEESWEELRAVAHASGDEPDHPRRRRARGGSESVMLSDLSEKFYTSLPGIRDALYANLVERGYYLRRPDKVKNLWLGMSFAVLIVSVVGAFIAFDSTISWVSAGALALGGVTSAIIVFIFSRIMPARTPAGARAREGALGFREFLSRVESERYKRMITSPEMFERFLPYAMAFGVEGRWARAFEDIYREPPQWYRGTGTGHFHATGFSQRMSAMSSTAGSTMSSSPSSSGSGSGGGGSSGGGSGGGGGSGF
- a CDS encoding LemA family protein, which translates into the protein MTILIVLAVGVVIAFLIVGMYNRLVKLRVTSQNAWSDIDVQLKRRADLVPNLVETVKGYAGHERGTLEAVTAARARAVAASGAGPAERAEAEAALSSALQGLTVAVEDYPELQASASFLDLQTQLSDTEDKISDSRRYYNAVVRDLNTAVQTFPSNLLAGPMGFHEREFFEAAEAERATPAVRF
- a CDS encoding ABC-F family ATP-binding cassette domain-containing protein, giving the protein MISVSNLEKSFGDRVLFQDAAFQLNPGERYGIVGANGCGKTTLLSILSGDADATKGSVSIPKSARLGVLRQDQFLYESETILNVTLMGNPELWRAMVEKEKVLANAHEYFDADRFSELEDTVMRLDGYTAEARAAVILEGLGLPAEIHDKPLSTLSGGFKLRVLLAQVLAGSPDVLLLDEPTNHLDILSIRWLEKFLHDFEGPVAVISHDHRFLDNVASYILDVDYQTVTLYKGNYSDFLEQKVEDRERKEKEIEGRQKEIAHHQKFVDKFKAKASKARQAQSKAKMIERKVEEMEELPGSSRRYPKFRFNQRRESGKEVLRIKGVRKSFGDKEVLPGVDLEVRRGDRMVIMGPNGIGKSTLLKIVMGELAPDQGGVEWGYEAQRSYFAQDHHEQLEDQEGTAEQWLWGFCPDKDRGFVRGHLGMMLFSGDDGEKRLSALSGGEAARLVFSKIALEQPNVLVLDEPTNHLDLESIEALVAGLQSYEGTLILVSHDRWFVAQLATRVVEISRAGIRDFLGTYEEYVHSCGDDHLDADAVVLKARQEDRKGKQQGEKRELAGR
- a CDS encoding AarF/UbiB family protein; this translates as MRTLFLLVQLLPFAFSIARDRRRWLLWGAPVRRSAAFHRRRAERLARAIPRAGPTFVKIGQVFAARPDVVPEPYLGALGDLTDRVPWVPFAKIEGELVSAYGAPVDEVFEELDREPIAAGSLGQVYRARHRGEDVVVKVLRPGVEALVEHDVRFVRRVLDAVERRWTHPQLRGIRVALDEFERRIADEMDFRKEAAYARAIGERFARSPRVVVPRVIEGMVSRRTLVLEFVEGTRVDRIEPLVAAGLIDPSALVDAVVEAYVQMMLVDGLFHADPHPGNLLVRADGALVLLDFGMVIEVDPVQRRHLVHTALAAVGGDAERVVDGFFALGIVEPGTDRATIHRLVVLLLEMTARGADVGEMQRALADEVMHLLHDWPVVLTGEMTYFGRAVALIEGLGARHVPGFNPVRYMRPILMKHRSAVLRALGPADGEGHDLAFALGLLARDVTRVIVDASRGIFSVFARHLPGIAAVGRRVEAEVNAGEPEVQRLEVGEKPVLAEKPVLGEKPVLAGG
- a CDS encoding PAS domain S-box protein; the protein is MPWYSNRFLLLLLSALVSGAVAAYALRHRRAHGALGLAAVGLCSAEWSLAYALFLATTDPLARAWLVKAIMLGAGMIPAAWLAVAIVYTGRGRWLRTPAFAAVVAAAAIPVAMAWSNELHHFFSRPGIPGPDGGAAPIVNGPGFYAHLWVSWLILSAAVVLLAVHAARPPRVYLGRDLALILAISIPWVGNVVHYGVWRFPANPMPFLFTVSGVILGWAIMRLRLIRVVPVARAALIEGMRDGVVVLDCEGTVVDLNPSARRILRVEEGRGVGEPGREVLAPLGPADVAYGSLRRVAIGGRVYQVSTSFVGEGTGGAAGELVVLADVTELAHKSSELEAVFRALPDLYFRLDAAGRILDHQSGDGNKLYTSPDVFTGRRLEEVLPEAVAAPVMERVQEVRRTGMLATVEYSLPVESGVRDFEARFLPFGEDQVVTVVRDVTDRKGAERALQRSEEHFRALIENGSDLITIVDAEGRFRYNSPSVKRILGFDPEKLVGLDVLRLIHRDDVQSVREALEAVARQPGTSRGVEFRCRGADGKWRVLEGMGRTLSPDSTAEGIVVNSRDITRRKTSSEALRASEESYRGLFDSLTELVYVQDLEGRFLNVNAAVLRTYGYTREELMGQTPAILADLERVDLEDTGVRFGRVVAGEPQRFEWWGRRKDGSTFPKELVLTRSTYFGQDAVIAVARDITERKQAEEALREVQEQQEALLNNIPDLAWLKDASHRVLAVNEAVARAAGVTREFCLGKSDFEIWPLPVARKIREDDERVLREGRQFVTEEGFQHPDGTEHFLETVKQPFFDHAGRIAGTVGIARDITERKRTEQALQRAKEEAERANRAKSEFLSRMSHELRTPMNSILGFGQVLARHPLTPEQHKGVDHILRAGRHLLNLINEVLDIARIESGRQALLLEPVRAAQVVTDALSLIRPVAVQYGCTLVNEVPVTSPVQMRADRQRLTQVLLNLLSNAVKYNPGGSVNVACEVDGERVRIAVRDTGQGIAPEKMDQLFVPFARLGAEDSGVEGTGLGLALSRPLIEAMGGTIVAESVVGEGSIFTVDLPLVEAPSAAPEPVPHATHDAPAARDGASLAKVLYVEDNVANLSLIEAILSGRPEITLLSALQGGLGVDLAAEHRPDLILLDLHLPDLPGEEVLRRLRADPRTGEIPVIVISADATPTTVKRLLESGARAYLTKPLDIDEFTEAIDGVLGAAR